Proteins from a genomic interval of Nocardia sp. BMG51109:
- a CDS encoding DUF2306 domain-containing protein — MNSDRMNRRGRGVATVAANEAGAGRPRGSSGSRVWWRRPWIVPLMVVCAAFLVFSLPPYLSLDSAQSRAGLRAGVGFHYPVLLLHILFGTIALITSCFQVWPHFRAAYPAAHRVMGRIYVFGGVLPGGVAGVVVSALHTQGLAAQLGNAALSLSWLAAGILGYRAARERRFRDHRVWMIRGFALTTSIVANRLWVMVCLGLAMPQLNSTYHGDELAMEQSMAAAAVWLSWVVNLLIAEWWLQYRGRRRPAVSEGAGR; from the coding sequence ATGAACTCGGATCGGATGAACAGGCGGGGCCGAGGGGTCGCCACCGTGGCGGCGAACGAGGCCGGGGCCGGCCGGCCGCGCGGGTCGTCGGGCTCGCGCGTGTGGTGGCGGCGCCCGTGGATCGTGCCGCTGATGGTGGTGTGCGCCGCGTTTCTGGTGTTCTCGCTCCCCCCGTATCTGAGTCTGGATTCCGCGCAGTCGCGTGCCGGGCTCCGGGCGGGGGTGGGCTTCCACTATCCGGTACTGCTCCTGCACATCCTCTTCGGCACGATTGCGCTGATCACCTCGTGTTTCCAGGTCTGGCCGCACTTTCGTGCCGCCTACCCGGCCGCGCATCGCGTGATGGGGCGAATCTATGTCTTCGGCGGCGTATTACCCGGCGGTGTGGCCGGTGTGGTGGTGTCCGCGTTGCACACGCAAGGGCTGGCCGCGCAGCTGGGCAACGCCGCGCTGTCGCTGTCGTGGCTGGCGGCGGGGATTCTGGGGTATCGCGCGGCACGGGAGCGGCGGTTCCGCGATCATCGCGTCTGGATGATCCGGGGATTCGCGCTGACCACGTCGATCGTGGCCAACCGCCTCTGGGTGATGGTCTGCCTCGGGTTGGCCATGCCGCAGCTGAACAGCACCTACCACGGCGACGAGCTGGCGATGGAACAGTCCATGGCGGCCGCCGCCGTGTGGTTGAGCTGGGTGGTCAACCTGCTGATAGCCGAATGGTGGTTGCAGTACCGGGGCCGGCGCAGGCCCGCGGTGTCCGAGGGCGCCGGGCGATGA
- a CDS encoding cyclopropane-fatty-acyl-phospholipid synthase family protein has product MPTVSYFAIVERDHEIQNPLEPAQLDLIMDYLDVTASDRVLDIGSGRGLWPVRLAAERGATVTGLELIEEFATAARRRAEANGVTERVRTMLGPAEDFEITRSYDVATCFGASMAYAGYEPTLRRLSSALVPGGRVAIGEPHLVSDAPPIMTRASDLPPGLSPDSLPTLAELAAEFDDAGFELTGIVTATTAGFDRYESLHWKSAYGWAVDNPEHPERETVLADSRTFRDLYLRSVRQYLGWSVLVGTFRPH; this is encoded by the coding sequence ATGCCCACTGTGTCCTACTTCGCCATCGTGGAGCGCGACCACGAGATCCAGAACCCCTTGGAGCCGGCGCAACTCGACCTGATCATGGATTACCTCGACGTCACGGCGTCCGATCGAGTGCTCGATATCGGTTCCGGCCGGGGCCTGTGGCCGGTGCGGCTGGCCGCGGAGCGCGGCGCCACGGTGACCGGGCTGGAGCTCATCGAGGAGTTCGCGACCGCCGCCCGGCGCCGAGCCGAGGCGAACGGCGTCACCGAACGAGTGCGGACGATGCTCGGCCCCGCCGAGGACTTCGAGATCACCCGCAGCTACGACGTCGCAACCTGCTTCGGGGCGAGCATGGCCTACGCCGGATACGAGCCGACGCTGCGGCGGCTGAGCAGTGCCCTCGTACCGGGCGGCCGCGTGGCGATCGGGGAGCCCCACCTCGTCAGCGACGCCCCGCCGATCATGACGAGGGCCTCGGACCTACCGCCGGGGTTGTCGCCCGATTCACTCCCGACCCTCGCGGAACTCGCCGCCGAATTCGACGACGCGGGGTTCGAACTCACCGGTATCGTCACCGCGACAACCGCCGGATTCGATCGGTACGAGTCGCTGCATTGGAAGAGCGCCTACGGCTGGGCCGTCGACAATCCCGAACACCCGGAGCGCGAGACCGTGCTCGCGGACTCCCGCACATTCCGCGATCTGTATCTCCGCTCGGTCCGGCAGTACCTCGGCTGGTCGGTATTGGTGGGCACATTCCGCCCGCACTGA
- a CDS encoding saccharopine dehydrogenase NADP-binding domain-containing protein, whose amino-acid sequence MNEVWILGATGRTGRMIAAKLVARQVPVGLVGRNAARLREVADEIGGAPRIVAVDPLDTVAGALAKHTPAVVVNTVGPFTTTAPMITRACPPGTHYLDLSNELPSVTALLGSHDEAVATGRTVVAGAGFGVLGTESVVLWLCAGMPAAQRVRVDSMARVDTVDGEVVGEALAASIVDTARSGGRRYEYGRVVRTRLGSDAARLTLPDGTTAQSAGAPLGELEAAHRASGAPFVVAGSSELPSGRAARVVLPVVRALLSVPPVARAARRRLARVFVPGNEKREYSWAHAEITWPDGGTREGWLRAGEGMDFTTSVSAEVAYRLAHGEGEPGAYTPGALFGYQLAEQVGGEFVGSRETAGSP is encoded by the coding sequence ATGAACGAGGTCTGGATTCTCGGCGCGACGGGTCGCACCGGTCGCATGATCGCGGCGAAATTGGTGGCCCGGCAGGTGCCGGTCGGCTTGGTCGGCCGCAACGCCGCTCGATTGCGGGAGGTGGCCGACGAGATCGGGGGAGCACCCCGGATCGTGGCGGTCGATCCGCTCGACACCGTCGCCGGCGCACTGGCGAAGCACACGCCCGCGGTGGTGGTCAATACGGTCGGGCCGTTCACGACGACGGCGCCGATGATCACCCGGGCCTGTCCGCCGGGCACGCACTACCTCGACCTCTCGAACGAATTACCTTCTGTGACAGCGTTGCTCGGGTCGCACGACGAGGCCGTGGCCACCGGCCGGACCGTTGTCGCGGGTGCCGGATTCGGCGTGCTCGGAACCGAGAGCGTGGTGCTGTGGTTGTGCGCGGGAATGCCTGCGGCGCAACGGGTCCGGGTAGATTCCATGGCACGGGTGGACACGGTGGACGGGGAGGTGGTCGGCGAGGCGCTGGCCGCGTCGATCGTCGATACGGCCAGGTCCGGTGGGCGTCGCTACGAGTACGGCCGGGTGGTGCGTACGCGGCTCGGCAGTGACGCGGCGCGGCTGACTCTTCCGGACGGCACGACGGCGCAGAGCGCCGGTGCTCCCCTCGGCGAACTGGAGGCGGCTCATCGCGCCAGCGGGGCGCCGTTCGTGGTCGCCGGGTCGAGCGAGCTGCCTTCCGGGCGTGCCGCACGTGTGGTGCTGCCGGTTGTCCGGGCGCTGCTGTCGGTCCCGCCCGTCGCGCGGGCCGCGAGGCGCCGGTTGGCTCGGGTTTTCGTGCCCGGCAACGAAAAACGCGAGTATTCGTGGGCGCATGCGGAGATCACCTGGCCCGACGGCGGCACCAGGGAAGGCTGGTTGCGCGCCGGCGAGGGGATGGACTTCACCACCAGTGTGTCGGCGGAGGTCGCCTATCGCCTTGCCCACGGCGAAGGCGAGCCGGGCGCGTACACGCCGGGCGCGCTGTTCGGGTATCAACTCGCCGAGCAGGTGGGCGGGGAGTTCGTCGGTAGCCGGGAAACAGCCGGATCGCCGTAG
- a CDS encoding LysR family transcriptional regulator has translation MSGAPLPPIDLDLRLVHSFTVVAEHRHFARAAEILHTTQPSLSRQIRRLENQLGARLIDRSPQGSRLTDAGEVFLPLARKLLLSANQAVTRTQAAARPSRITIGYTFGIVVTPAVRELRRHHPDADIRTAHLALPEPRTALLEHHVDVALTRLPFHTDQLHVTILYDEPRVLLVPRSHRLAGKESVTLDDIAGEPMPRLDAAGPDWNAFWRAEPRPDGRPVPDGPELGSVEDKVEHVAAGDAVAIVPIGVEFRGLRPDLTTIPLEGVEPSHVVLAVRAADSGNRLVTAFHKYARALLTGPPSGDG, from the coding sequence ATGTCCGGCGCCCCGCTACCCCCGATCGATCTCGACCTGCGGCTGGTCCACAGCTTCACCGTCGTCGCCGAGCACCGCCACTTCGCCCGCGCCGCGGAGATCCTGCACACCACACAGCCGTCCTTGAGCCGGCAGATCCGCCGCCTGGAGAATCAGCTCGGCGCCCGCCTGATCGACCGCAGCCCGCAGGGCAGCCGGCTCACCGACGCGGGCGAGGTCTTCCTTCCGCTCGCCAGGAAGCTGCTGCTCTCGGCGAACCAAGCCGTGACGCGCACCCAGGCCGCCGCCCGGCCCAGCCGCATCACGATCGGCTACACCTTCGGCATCGTCGTGACCCCGGCTGTCCGCGAGCTTCGTCGCCACCATCCCGACGCCGACATCCGCACCGCACACCTCGCCCTGCCCGAACCTCGCACGGCATTGCTGGAGCACCACGTCGACGTGGCCCTGACCAGGCTGCCGTTCCACACCGACCAGCTGCACGTGACGATCCTGTACGACGAGCCCCGGGTGCTGCTCGTACCCCGCAGCCACCGGCTCGCCGGTAAGGAGTCGGTCACGCTCGACGACATCGCCGGTGAGCCCATGCCGCGACTCGACGCCGCCGGCCCCGACTGGAATGCGTTCTGGCGGGCCGAACCACGCCCCGACGGCCGGCCGGTCCCCGACGGGCCCGAGCTCGGCTCGGTCGAGGACAAGGTGGAACACGTCGCCGCGGGCGATGCCGTGGCCATCGTCCCGATCGGCGTCGAGTTCCGCGGCCTGCGCCCCGACCTCACGACCATCCCGCTGGAGGGTGTCGAACCGTCCCACGTCGTGCTCGCCGTCCGGGCCGCCGACAGCGGCAACCGCCTGGTCACCGCGTTCCACAAGTACGCCCGTGCCCTCCTGACCGGGCCGCCGTCCGGCGACGGCTAG
- a CDS encoding SLC13 family permease — translation MWLVLGGLGLVAVVTGWLPGAEAVDIGVVRAGPILGFLVAVTVLAELADAAGVFDVAASVCARWGRGSTALLFVLVAALATVVTIGMSLDTTAVLLTPVVLALTTRLGLASLPFAVLVVWLANTASLLLPVSNLTNLLALQHGGMSTMDFARMMALPALVAVTITVGYLGILFRGSLTGGYEVPAVAPPPDRLRFSVCAAACVGFAVAVAAGVAPWLAATVAVVPALLTFAVRDCRSLRWSLFPWRLVVTTEGLFLAVGALTRHGLGDLLTDWVAGSGTRTVAVAAGLSNLVNNLPAYLAVESAVPAGASHQLSGALIGTNCGPLITMWGSLATLLWAERCRARGVVIRPLVFAGIGMVGVPLVLAGAWAATAA, via the coding sequence ATGTGGCTGGTGCTTGGTGGGCTGGGGTTGGTGGCCGTGGTGACGGGGTGGCTGCCCGGTGCCGAGGCCGTCGATATCGGGGTGGTGCGGGCCGGGCCGATCCTCGGGTTCCTCGTCGCGGTGACCGTCCTCGCCGAATTGGCCGATGCGGCAGGGGTTTTCGATGTCGCGGCGTCGGTGTGCGCACGGTGGGGGCGGGGCTCGACGGCACTGTTGTTCGTCCTCGTCGCCGCGCTGGCGACGGTGGTCACCATCGGGATGAGCCTGGACACCACGGCCGTCCTGCTGACGCCGGTCGTGCTGGCGCTCACCACCCGTCTCGGCTTGGCGTCGTTGCCGTTCGCGGTGCTGGTCGTGTGGCTGGCCAATACCGCGAGCCTGTTGCTGCCGGTATCGAATCTGACCAATCTGCTCGCATTGCAGCACGGTGGTATGTCGACGATGGACTTCGCGAGGATGATGGCGTTGCCCGCGCTGGTTGCCGTCACGATCACGGTCGGCTATCTGGGAATTCTGTTCCGCGGCAGTCTGACCGGCGGCTACGAGGTCCCCGCGGTGGCGCCGCCGCCCGATCGGCTCCGGTTCTCGGTGTGCGCGGCGGCATGCGTCGGCTTCGCCGTGGCGGTCGCCGCGGGTGTCGCGCCCTGGCTCGCCGCAACGGTTGCGGTCGTTCCGGCGCTGCTGACCTTCGCCGTCCGGGACTGCCGGAGCCTGCGATGGTCGCTGTTTCCATGGCGGCTCGTCGTGACCACTGAAGGACTGTTTCTCGCGGTCGGGGCCCTCACCCGGCACGGACTGGGAGATCTGCTGACCGATTGGGTCGCCGGATCGGGAACGCGGACGGTCGCGGTGGCCGCCGGATTGAGCAACCTGGTCAACAACCTGCCCGCCTATCTGGCCGTCGAGTCCGCGGTGCCCGCCGGTGCGAGCCATCAGTTGTCCGGTGCGCTGATCGGCACCAACTGCGGCCCGCTGATCACGATGTGGGGCTCGCTGGCCACGCTGCTGTGGGCCGAGCGGTGCCGGGCCCGGGGCGTCGTGATCCGGCCGCTCGTGTTCGCGGGGATCGGGATGGTGGGTGTGCCGCTGGTGCTGGCGGGGGCGTGGGCGGCAACGGCCGCGTAG
- a CDS encoding DsbA family oxidoreductase, whose product MTTSHVDIWIDLLCPFCYIAKRNFETALTDFAERDQVVVRWHALELDPEVAKAPGPTLAERHQQDFGGTLAEARGNIGILSRMAAASGLTYDLDRAYPVNSFDAHRLAKFGDAAGLGDAVRERIMHAYTAEGAIISDADTLARLGAEAGLDEHDVRTMLRGNDFADAVHEDEATAQRLDINAVPTFVVDGGDAATGVRQPEEYLRMLAHLPLSEEPAEIACQINRSH is encoded by the coding sequence ATGACCACATCGCATGTCGATATCTGGATCGACCTTCTCTGTCCCTTCTGCTACATAGCCAAACGCAACTTCGAGACCGCACTGACGGACTTCGCCGAACGCGACCAGGTGGTCGTCCGCTGGCACGCACTGGAGTTGGACCCCGAGGTGGCCAAGGCCCCCGGACCGACCCTGGCCGAACGACACCAGCAGGATTTCGGCGGCACGCTCGCCGAGGCCCGCGGCAACATCGGCATCCTGAGCCGGATGGCCGCGGCGTCCGGCCTCACCTACGACCTCGACCGGGCCTACCCGGTGAACAGCTTCGATGCGCACCGGCTCGCCAAGTTCGGCGACGCCGCCGGGCTCGGCGACGCCGTCCGAGAACGAATCATGCACGCCTACACCGCCGAAGGCGCCATCATCAGCGACGCCGACACCCTGGCCCGGCTCGGCGCCGAGGCCGGGCTGGACGAACACGATGTGCGAACCATGCTGCGCGGCAACGATTTCGCCGATGCCGTGCACGAGGACGAAGCCACCGCGCAACGCCTCGACATCAACGCCGTACCGACATTCGTCGTCGACGGAGGCGACGCGGCCACCGGCGTCCGGCAGCCCGAGGAGTACCTGCGGATGCTCGCACACCTGCCCCTCTCCGAAGAACCAGCGGAAATCGCCTGCCAGATCAACCGCTCCCACTGA
- a CDS encoding LacI family DNA-binding transcriptional regulator: MAVKRATLADVARRAGTSTAVVSYVLNDGPRPVSEELRARVLAALDELDYRPDRIARALRRPRRWRQIGLLVPDVTLPLFGALVGHIEVEARARDHLTMIGNTGYDPERESEFVGAFADSGIDSLIVVGGADGPATARLCEQARIPIVWVHNNRGHIDSPVVGADHTRAGALATEHLLTTHGRDDIVFVGGFTPEDVEHGDRETVAQRYDGYVSVVGASAARLIRTNLSPAGAYHAVGRYLATEAVPDGMIVGTYGQAAAALRAVKDGGFRIPRDIAVVGFDGDITNTYGQLTLTTVQQPIDTIARTALDLALRDRGSEDSRARSVPIEVFLNPGETCGCGTGPTVFG; the protein is encoded by the coding sequence GTGGCAGTCAAGCGGGCGACGCTGGCCGATGTGGCCCGGCGGGCGGGGACGTCCACGGCGGTCGTGAGTTACGTGCTCAACGACGGTCCGCGGCCGGTGTCGGAGGAGCTGCGTGCGCGGGTGCTCGCGGCACTGGACGAACTCGACTACCGCCCCGACCGGATCGCGAGAGCGCTTCGGCGGCCGCGTCGTTGGCGGCAGATCGGGCTACTGGTCCCCGATGTGACGCTGCCACTGTTCGGGGCGCTCGTGGGACATATCGAGGTCGAGGCGCGGGCCCGCGATCACCTCACCATGATCGGCAACACCGGGTACGACCCCGAGCGGGAGAGCGAATTCGTCGGTGCCTTCGCGGATTCGGGCATCGACAGCCTGATCGTCGTGGGTGGTGCCGACGGCCCCGCCACCGCGAGATTGTGCGAGCAGGCGCGCATCCCGATCGTCTGGGTGCACAACAACAGGGGGCATATCGATTCGCCTGTTGTCGGTGCCGATCACACGCGCGCCGGCGCGCTCGCCACCGAGCATCTCCTGACCACGCACGGCCGCGACGATATCGTCTTCGTCGGTGGGTTCACGCCCGAGGACGTCGAGCACGGAGACCGGGAAACCGTTGCTCAGCGGTACGACGGGTACGTGTCGGTCGTCGGTGCCTCGGCCGCGCGCCTGATCCGTACGAACCTGAGCCCGGCCGGGGCCTATCACGCCGTCGGCCGCTATCTCGCCACCGAGGCGGTACCCGACGGAATGATCGTCGGCACCTACGGGCAGGCGGCCGCCGCGTTGCGGGCCGTGAAGGACGGCGGCTTCCGTATTCCTCGCGACATCGCCGTCGTCGGATTCGACGGTGACATCACGAACACCTATGGGCAACTGACGCTCACCACGGTGCAGCAGCCCATCGATACCATCGCTCGGACCGCGCTGGACCTCGCGCTACGGGATCGCGGCTCGGAGGATTCCCGTGCACGGTCCGTACCGATCGAGGTCTTCCTGAATCCCGGCGAGACCTGCGGTTGCGGAACGGGGCCGACGGTGTTCGGCTGA
- a CDS encoding aryl-sulfate sulfotransferase, translated as MAFVRLTGVTYYDPERAHNGYVLYTGSDSITRLIDMNGTVQREWPFPGVPPRIIDPALNGGRLGDIGVQLSPGDDPRGGIYANRTVGQLSWSGETVWEWGDQAPGGAARQNHDWELLENGNRLLLVTLPRVVPALGDHVVGDQGLYEVTPDGRIAWEWRAGDHLEEMGFSEDGWKALRETVSRDPDDPWGYLEINSAKTVGANRLHREDPASVFHPDNILISFRKANIVALIDKASGALVWRLGPYFAAESGAQHQRINAHKVPRPLDQISGQHNPHVIAEGLPGAGNILVFDNQGGAGYPPAALGIYAGSRVLEIDPATREIVWQYTAEDSGLPSWTFFSSFVSNAQRLPNGNTLVTEGMFGRLFQVTPDGEVVWEYQTPYEGYGVAGEPEVPEPRVPGVDRAVRTSMIYRAQAVPFDWVPLGPPPTAPVPVDRRTTAP; from the coding sequence ATGGCATTCGTGCGACTCACCGGAGTCACCTACTACGACCCCGAGCGGGCACACAACGGCTACGTCCTCTACACGGGCTCGGACTCCATCACCCGTCTCATCGATATGAACGGAACGGTCCAGCGAGAGTGGCCTTTTCCCGGCGTGCCGCCCCGCATCATCGATCCCGCGCTCAACGGCGGACGGCTCGGCGACATCGGAGTGCAGCTCTCCCCGGGCGACGACCCACGAGGCGGCATCTACGCGAATCGCACTGTGGGCCAGCTGTCCTGGTCGGGTGAGACGGTGTGGGAGTGGGGCGATCAGGCACCCGGCGGCGCGGCGCGGCAGAACCACGATTGGGAGCTGCTGGAGAACGGTAACCGTCTGTTGCTGGTCACCCTTCCGCGCGTCGTGCCCGCCCTGGGTGACCACGTCGTCGGCGACCAAGGACTCTACGAGGTCACCCCCGACGGCCGGATCGCCTGGGAGTGGCGGGCCGGGGATCATCTCGAGGAGATGGGCTTCTCGGAGGACGGATGGAAAGCATTGCGCGAGACCGTATCTCGCGATCCTGACGACCCTTGGGGTTACCTGGAGATCAACAGCGCCAAGACCGTCGGTGCGAACCGCCTGCATCGCGAGGACCCCGCGAGCGTCTTCCATCCGGACAACATTCTGATCAGCTTCCGGAAGGCCAACATCGTCGCGCTGATCGACAAGGCCTCCGGCGCCCTCGTGTGGCGGCTGGGCCCCTACTTCGCCGCCGAGTCCGGGGCCCAGCACCAGAGAATCAACGCGCACAAGGTGCCTCGCCCGCTGGACCAGATTTCCGGACAGCACAACCCCCACGTCATCGCCGAGGGACTGCCCGGCGCGGGCAACATCCTCGTCTTCGACAACCAGGGCGGCGCCGGCTATCCCCCTGCCGCACTGGGCATCTACGCGGGTTCGCGTGTCCTGGAGATCGACCCGGCGACACGGGAGATCGTCTGGCAGTACACCGCGGAGGATTCCGGGCTGCCGTCGTGGACGTTCTTCAGCTCCTTCGTGAGCAACGCGCAGCGGCTGCCGAACGGCAACACGCTCGTCACCGAGGGAATGTTCGGCCGGCTCTTCCAGGTGACCCCCGACGGGGAGGTGGTCTGGGAGTACCAGACGCCCTACGAGGGATACGGCGTCGCCGGGGAGCCGGAGGTCCCGGAACCGCGGGTGCCCGGCGTCGATCGCGCCGTCCGGACCTCGATGATCTATCGCGCACAGGCCGTCCCGTTCGACTGGGTGCCCCTCGGTCCGCCCCCGACGGCACCCGTACCCGTCGATCGGCGGACCACGGCTCCCTGA
- a CDS encoding ABC transporter permease: protein MTTSGLHTTPARSPSTTTGSAQRTRRVPVPWRGRWGAVGGTLAGLTLAAIVWSVIVATGRFPGELFPSLPKIARAGHTLWSEGLLWPDITTSLRRALVGFVTGSVVGVLAAIVTASTWAGRRLLQPVLRLLSPIPTIGLVPLAILWFGLGENSKTLVIALGVFVPVWINSHAGFASTPADYLKAARCLGAGRRQTLTRVIIPEAIPDVAAGLRVGGAMAFVLIVVAEMTGTTAGIGYRIYQAQLFSQADRLIFCLIVLGIIGAAFDLVIASTTAPITRWAREER from the coding sequence ATGACGACATCCGGCCTGCACACCACACCGGCCAGATCCCCCTCCACCACAACGGGATCCGCACAACGCACCCGGCGCGTGCCCGTTCCGTGGCGCGGCCGCTGGGGCGCGGTCGGCGGAACGCTCGCCGGACTCACGCTGGCGGCGATCGTATGGTCGGTGATCGTGGCCACCGGGCGGTTCCCCGGCGAACTGTTCCCGAGCCTGCCGAAGATCGCGCGGGCCGGGCACACCCTGTGGTCCGAGGGACTGCTGTGGCCCGACATCACCACCAGCCTGCGGCGCGCCCTGGTGGGGTTCGTGACAGGCTCGGTCGTCGGCGTGCTGGCCGCGATCGTCACCGCGAGCACCTGGGCCGGACGCAGGCTGCTGCAACCGGTACTCCGGCTGCTGTCACCGATCCCGACCATCGGCCTCGTTCCCCTGGCGATCCTCTGGTTCGGGTTGGGGGAGAACAGCAAGACGCTCGTCATCGCGCTGGGCGTCTTCGTCCCGGTGTGGATCAACAGTCACGCCGGATTCGCCAGCACCCCCGCCGACTACCTGAAGGCGGCCCGCTGCCTCGGCGCCGGACGCCGGCAGACCCTCACCCGGGTGATCATCCCCGAGGCGATCCCCGACGTCGCCGCCGGTCTGCGCGTCGGTGGGGCGATGGCCTTCGTGCTGATCGTCGTCGCCGAAATGACCGGTACCACAGCCGGAATCGGCTACCGCATCTACCAGGCCCAGCTGTTCTCCCAAGCCGACCGCCTGATCTTCTGCCTGATCGTCCTCGGAATCATCGGTGCCGCATTCGATCTGGTCATCGCGTCGACCACCGCACCGATCACCCGCTGGGCCCGCGAGGAGCGCTGA
- a CDS encoding ABC transporter ATP-binding protein produces MSIATQDLVVHFPNNPAPTLRNIDLNVPDGSFHVLVGASGSGKSTLLHCLAGLITPTTGTVVENGDTVVAPDPRRGVAFQRDVLFPWMSVADNISFALRAHRIPRGARQHRIDELLDLVGLSGAVGTQRPSQLSGGMRQRVGIARMLAGEPAIMLMDEPFAALDALTRLKMQDLLIDLWTRLNRTVVFVTHDVDEAIRLSDTIGVLRDGRLSSHITNPLSRPRPAATLADQPGYSELRRLLHQELGIEHERDS; encoded by the coding sequence ATGAGCATCGCCACACAGGACCTGGTCGTCCACTTTCCGAACAATCCCGCGCCGACCCTGCGGAACATCGATCTGAACGTCCCGGACGGGAGCTTCCACGTCCTGGTCGGCGCCTCGGGCAGCGGCAAATCGACACTGCTGCACTGTCTTGCGGGACTCATCACACCGACGACGGGAACGGTGGTCGAGAACGGGGACACGGTCGTCGCTCCGGATCCGCGCCGCGGCGTCGCGTTCCAGCGCGACGTCCTGTTCCCGTGGATGAGCGTCGCCGACAACATCTCCTTCGCCCTTCGCGCACACCGGATCCCGCGCGGAGCACGGCAACATCGTATCGATGAACTCCTCGACCTCGTCGGATTGTCCGGCGCCGTAGGCACACAGCGGCCGAGTCAGCTGTCCGGCGGTATGCGCCAGCGGGTCGGCATCGCCCGGATGCTGGCGGGCGAGCCCGCGATCATGCTCATGGACGAGCCGTTCGCGGCGCTGGACGCGCTGACCCGCTTGAAGATGCAGGACCTGCTCATCGACCTGTGGACACGGTTGAACCGCACCGTCGTGTTCGTCACCCACGACGTCGACGAGGCCATTCGCCTCTCGGACACCATCGGCGTGCTCCGAGACGGCCGGCTGTCGAGCCACATCACCAACCCGCTGAGCCGGCCCCGCCCCGCCGCCACGCTCGCCGATCAGCCCGGATACAGCGAACTTCGGCGGTTACTGCACCAGGAACTGGGCATCGAACACGAGAGAGACTCATGA
- a CDS encoding ABC transporter substrate-binding protein, with translation MTRLLTAVFALIILSASAVACATPDNSDPKTLTVGFVVDPSWAQIPVAEREGYFDKHGVKVKVVAFPSGIEALQALAAHQLDVTTAADVPTAATLTRSPSLRVIGDGSRWQGSRIVARRSAGITSTENLAGRSIGTPLGTSAAYFASNALSDSKIDAKLTQVAPQAMVTAATQHNVDAVSIFQPYQAQVVAALGGDAVELSGGTYNQHSLYLTTDTSAARKSEALTAFLAALGDAGTQLTQRSAPAVSAVAEATQLDPGLLEKILPEFDFTMQLPPDLPDTLTTLANWGKTQGSIESSTQLPNYGDLIDGTFLNPAK, from the coding sequence ATGACACGACTGCTCACCGCGGTCTTCGCACTCATCATTCTGTCGGCCTCCGCCGTTGCCTGCGCCACCCCGGACAACTCCGACCCGAAAACGCTCACCGTCGGATTCGTCGTCGATCCGTCCTGGGCGCAGATACCGGTCGCCGAGCGCGAAGGGTACTTCGACAAGCATGGCGTGAAGGTCAAGGTTGTAGCCTTCCCGTCCGGGATCGAAGCGTTGCAGGCCCTCGCCGCGCACCAACTCGATGTCACCACGGCCGCCGATGTCCCCACGGCCGCCACGCTGACACGTTCCCCGTCGCTCCGGGTGATCGGTGACGGATCACGGTGGCAGGGTTCACGTATCGTCGCCCGGCGCAGTGCCGGAATCACCTCGACGGAGAACCTCGCGGGACGGTCGATCGGCACGCCCTTGGGAACCAGTGCGGCCTATTTCGCCTCGAATGCGCTGTCCGACAGCAAAATCGACGCGAAGCTGACCCAGGTCGCCCCGCAGGCGATGGTCACCGCGGCCACCCAGCACAATGTGGACGCGGTCTCGATCTTCCAGCCGTACCAGGCTCAGGTCGTCGCGGCCCTCGGCGGCGATGCGGTCGAATTGTCCGGCGGCACATACAATCAGCACAGCCTCTACCTGACGACGGATACCTCGGCCGCACGGAAGTCCGAAGCGCTCACCGCATTCCTGGCCGCACTCGGCGACGCCGGAACCCAACTCACGCAGCGATCGGCGCCGGCGGTCTCCGCCGTCGCCGAAGCCACCCAGCTCGACCCCGGTCTCCTCGAGAAGATCCTCCCCGAGTTCGACTTCACGATGCAGCTACCGCCCGACCTCCCGGACACCTTGACCACGCTGGCGAACTGGGGAAAGACCCAGGGATCGATCGAAAGCTCCACCCAGCTGCCGAACTACGGTGACCTGATCGACGGCACATTCCTGAACCCAGCGAAATAG